In Citrus sinensis cultivar Valencia sweet orange chromosome 4, DVS_A1.0, whole genome shotgun sequence, one DNA window encodes the following:
- the LOC102612998 gene encoding uncharacterized protein LOC102612998, which produces MNSRELTLVSTAAVLGALASAVAFRFFFSSNPKKLLSRIDSSQSQNGVVASKVVSSRSPFDPSKRKGYLSWDDYFMAIAFLSAERSKDPNRQVGACLVSQDGIILGIGYNGFPRGCSDDKLPWAKKSKIGDPLETKYPYVCHAEVNAILNTNHASAAGQRLYVTMFPCNECAKIIIQSGVSEVIYFVEKRLNNSDVAYIASHKLLSMAGVKVRKHQPQMRQILITFEER; this is translated from the exons ATGAACTCACGAGAGCTAACTCTGGTTTCAACAGCCGCTGTCCTTGGAGCGTTAGCTTCTGCAGTTGCTTTtcgtttcttcttctcctctaACCCTAAAAAGCTCCTCTCTCGAATCGATTCATCCCAATCCCAAAACGGTGTCGTGGCTTCCAAAGTAGTTTCTTCCAGGAGCCCTTTTGATCCCTCAAAACGCAAAGG ATACTTGTCATGGGATGATTATTTTATGGCAATTGCATTTTTATCGGCTGAAAGGTCCAAAGACCCTAACAGGCAG GTTGGAGCATGCTTGGTGAGTCAAGATGGCATAATTCTTG GCATTGGCTATAATGGGTTTCCAAGGGGTTGTTCAGATGACAAGCTTCCATGGGCAAAG AAATCCAAAATAGGGGATCCTTTGGAGACAAAATATCC TTATGTTTGTCATGCTGAAGTTAATGCCATACTAAACACGAACCACGCATCAGCTGCTGGACAG AGGCTTTATGTAACCATGTTCCCATGCAATGAGTGTGCCAAGATAATTATTCAG TCTGGTGTCTCTGAAGTCATTTATTTTGTGGAGAAGAGGCTAAATAATTCAGACGTTGCATACATTGCTTCACACAAACTACTATCAATGGCTGGTGTTAAG GTCAGGAAGCATCAACCACAGATGagacaaattttaattacgtTCGAGGAGCGGTAG
- the LOC102613482 gene encoding zinc finger protein SHOOT GRAVITROPISM 5, whose translation MEEDHHQKELQLLPTRHPTASSSSKYRSMVSDVVAPSLDLQLSISVRPIHHHQIHQPTVLSGQICDVGDETSCIDALKWQAAEQIRLAAIERAYAERVRELTKREMELAQSEFTRAKQMWERAREEVEKAERMKERATRRIDSTCMEITCQSCRQRFRP comes from the coding sequence atgGAAGAGGATCATCATCAGAAAGAATTGCAGCTGTTGCCTACTCGACATCCGACAGCTTCTTCTTCATCCAAATATCGATCAATGGTATCCGACGTGGTGGCGCCGTCATTAGACTTGCAACTATCAATCAGTGTAAGGCCAATCCATCACCATCAGATTCATCAGCCTACGGTTTTGAGCGGACAAATCTGCGACGTTGGTGATGAGACGAGCTGCATCGATGCGCTCAAATGGCAGGCGGCGGAGCAAATAAGACTGGCGGCTATTGAAAGGGCCTATGCGGAGAGGGTGAGGGAGCTTACAAAGAGGGAGATGGAGTTGGCTCAATCGGAGTTCACAAGAGCGAAGCAAATGTGGGAGAGGGCTAGAGAAGAGGTTGAAAAAGCTGAGAGAATGAAGGAAAGAGCCACCAGACGGATTGATTCTACGTGCATGGAGATCACTTGCCAGTCTTGCAGGCAAAGGTTTAGGCCTTGA
- the LOC102613776 gene encoding TITAN-like protein isoform X1 has translation MFLKILPGKIKSSVKPNPNPNNELTPPINQKSMKKKNKKQKSEFDFCKVCNRNHDEGQRHKYFPSHTNSLSKFFSRFQNKLTEVRFFLKNPSFLRLELASRNRLWCVFCDCDIDELGSSFACQNAINHLASGDHLKNLKHFLWKYGGGMDRVDAFRISQADIAKWETKCKSLKSEAAPCGGTSQGLQSGLSNDIHKEPDYENLNNYEKNTLHHLNSNISNVVMPLQQHTNEYQVSRLEHSGVANVGSNMHVITSTLSVDPCDGTSLWNANNLMAYGNGAVNDSNCSGDVSHNKKGANQDERVFSRENISRGLQNITQISSFLLREAGGNVHSGAPPPWFEETQGDQLNVQLNQVSTLNKSGKLKLNPKRVGAAWAEKRKMEMEMEKRGGIVKSDCDPNWLPNFGRVWQSGSRKESRKEFEFEKQKQTNVHSLSEMPMEIKPYVSKRMRRDEGEHSGDPHLN, from the exons atgtttttgaaaattctcCCCGGAAAGATAAAATCGTCCGTGAAACCAAACCCTAACCCTAACAACGAATTAACACCACCAATCAATCAAAAGAgcatgaagaagaagaataagaagcaGAAGAGCGAGTTTGACTTCTGCAAAGTATGCAATCGAAATCACGACGAAGGACAGCGACACAAGTACTTCCCAAGCCACACCAACTCACTCTCTAAATTCTTCTCTCGattccaaaataaattgaCCGAAGTTCGATTCTTCTTGAAGAACCCTAGCTTTCTCCGCCTCGAGCTCGCCTCACGCAATCGACTCTGGTGTGTCTTTTGCGACTGCGACATTGACGAGCTCGGTAGCTCCTTTGCTTG TCAAAATGCAATTAATCACCTAGCGAGTGGGGatcatttgaagaatttgaagcATTTTCTATGGAAATATGGAGGTGGAATGGATCGCGTAGATGCTTTTAGGATTTCACAAGCTGATATTGCTAAG TGGGAGACGAAATGCAAATCACTGAAGAGTGAAGCTGCACCTTGTGGGGGAACATCTCAGGGATTGCAATCAGGACTTTCAAATGATATCCACAAAGAACCTGACtatgaaaatttgaataacTATGAAAAGAATACTTTGCACCAtcttaattcaaatatttcaaatgttgTTATGCCTTTACAGCAGCATACCAATGAGTATCAGGTATCCCGTTTGGAACACTCTGGAGTTGCAAATGTTGGTTCAAATATGCATGTTATTACCTCCACTTTGTCTGTGGATCCATGTGATGGTACAAGTTTATGGAACGCAAACAATTTAATGG CTTATGGGAATGGTGCTGTTAATGATTCAAACTGCTCCGGCGATGTGTCACACAATAAAAAAGGG GCCAATCAGGACGAGAGAGTGTTTAGCAGAGAGAACATTTCTCGGG gtCTGCAGAATATAACTCAAATTTCTTCCTTCCTTCTACGAGAGGCTGGAGGGAATGTGCATTCTGGGGCACCTCCTCCATGGTTTGAAGAAACTCAAGGAGATCAGCTGAATGTGCAGCTAAACCAAGTTTCAACTTTAAATAAGTCAGGGAagttgaaattaaatccaaaaaGGGTGGGAGCTGCGTGGGctgagaagagaaaaatggaGATGGAGATGGAAAAGAGGGGAGGAATTGTTAAGAGTGATTGCGATCCTAACTGGCTTCCTAATTTTGGCAGAGTTTGGCAATCAGGTTCTCGGAAGGAATCtagaaaagaatttgaatttgagaaacaaaaacaaacaaatgttcATAGTCTTTCTGAGATGCCTATGGAGATAAAGCCTTATGTTAGCAAGCGAATG
- the LOC102613776 gene encoding TITAN-like protein isoform X2: protein MFLKILPGKIKSSVKPNPNPNNELTPPINQKSMKKKNKKQKSEFDFCKVCNRNHDEGQRHKYFPSHTNSLSKFFSRFQNKLTEVRFFLKNPSFLRLELASRNRLWCVFCDCDIDELGSSFACQNAINHLASGDHLKNLKHFLWKYGGGMDRVDAFRISQADIAKWETKCKSLKSEAAPCGGTSQGLQSGLSNDIHKEPDYENLNNYEKNTLHHLNSNISNVVMPLQQHTNEYQVSRLEHSGVANVGSNMHVITSTLSVDPCDGTSLWNANNLMAYGNGAVNDSNCSGDVSHNKKGANQDERVFSRENISRGLQNITQISSFLLREAGGNVHSGAPPPWFEETQGDQLNVQLNQVSTLNKSGKLKLNPKRVGAAWAEKRKMEMEMEKRGGIVKSDCDPNWLPNFGRVWQSGSRKESRKEFEFEKQKQTNVHSLSEMPMEIKPYVSKRMVAQYLVPEI from the exons atgtttttgaaaattctcCCCGGAAAGATAAAATCGTCCGTGAAACCAAACCCTAACCCTAACAACGAATTAACACCACCAATCAATCAAAAGAgcatgaagaagaagaataagaagcaGAAGAGCGAGTTTGACTTCTGCAAAGTATGCAATCGAAATCACGACGAAGGACAGCGACACAAGTACTTCCCAAGCCACACCAACTCACTCTCTAAATTCTTCTCTCGattccaaaataaattgaCCGAAGTTCGATTCTTCTTGAAGAACCCTAGCTTTCTCCGCCTCGAGCTCGCCTCACGCAATCGACTCTGGTGTGTCTTTTGCGACTGCGACATTGACGAGCTCGGTAGCTCCTTTGCTTG TCAAAATGCAATTAATCACCTAGCGAGTGGGGatcatttgaagaatttgaagcATTTTCTATGGAAATATGGAGGTGGAATGGATCGCGTAGATGCTTTTAGGATTTCACAAGCTGATATTGCTAAG TGGGAGACGAAATGCAAATCACTGAAGAGTGAAGCTGCACCTTGTGGGGGAACATCTCAGGGATTGCAATCAGGACTTTCAAATGATATCCACAAAGAACCTGACtatgaaaatttgaataacTATGAAAAGAATACTTTGCACCAtcttaattcaaatatttcaaatgttgTTATGCCTTTACAGCAGCATACCAATGAGTATCAGGTATCCCGTTTGGAACACTCTGGAGTTGCAAATGTTGGTTCAAATATGCATGTTATTACCTCCACTTTGTCTGTGGATCCATGTGATGGTACAAGTTTATGGAACGCAAACAATTTAATGG CTTATGGGAATGGTGCTGTTAATGATTCAAACTGCTCCGGCGATGTGTCACACAATAAAAAAGGG GCCAATCAGGACGAGAGAGTGTTTAGCAGAGAGAACATTTCTCGGG gtCTGCAGAATATAACTCAAATTTCTTCCTTCCTTCTACGAGAGGCTGGAGGGAATGTGCATTCTGGGGCACCTCCTCCATGGTTTGAAGAAACTCAAGGAGATCAGCTGAATGTGCAGCTAAACCAAGTTTCAACTTTAAATAAGTCAGGGAagttgaaattaaatccaaaaaGGGTGGGAGCTGCGTGGGctgagaagagaaaaatggaGATGGAGATGGAAAAGAGGGGAGGAATTGTTAAGAGTGATTGCGATCCTAACTGGCTTCCTAATTTTGGCAGAGTTTGGCAATCAGGTTCTCGGAAGGAATCtagaaaagaatttgaatttgagaaacaaaaacaaacaaatgttcATAGTCTTTCTGAGATGCCTATGGAGATAAAGCCTTATGTTAGCAAGCGAATG GTGGCACAGTATCTGGTTCCAGAAATCTAA